In Picosynechococcus sp. PCC 7002, the following are encoded in one genomic region:
- a CDS encoding sodium-dependent bicarbonate transport family permease: MDFLSDFLTKFGSQLQSPTLGFLIGGIVIAAFGSRLTIPDAVYKFIVFMLLIKVGLSGGIAIRNTNITEMLLPALFAVLMGILIVFIGRFTLAKLPGIRTVDAVATAGLFGAVSGSTLAAGITVMEGQGVFYEPWAAALYPFMDIPALVTAIVVASLYKSKQREVEADDFSKQPVAAGEYSGEPVYPTTRQEYLGQKRGKATNRVEIWPIVKESLQGSALSALLLGLALGLLTRPESVFESFYEPLFRGFLSILMLVMGMEAWSRLGELRKVAQWYAVYAFIAPLLHGFIAFGLGMIAHYVTGFSPGGVALLAIIAASSSDISGPPTLRAGIPSANPSAYIGSSTAIGTPVAIAIGIPLFIGLAQATMGG, encoded by the coding sequence GTGGATTTTTTGTCCGATTTTTTGACGAAATTTGGGTCGCAGTTGCAGTCCCCGACGCTCGGCTTTTTAATTGGCGGTATTGTCATTGCCGCCTTCGGTAGCCGACTTACAATCCCCGATGCAGTGTATAAGTTCATCGTTTTTATGCTGCTCATCAAAGTCGGTTTGAGCGGCGGTATTGCGATTCGTAATACCAATATCACGGAGATGCTCTTGCCTGCGTTATTTGCTGTGCTCATGGGCATTCTGATCGTTTTTATTGGGCGTTTTACCTTAGCAAAGCTGCCAGGTATTAGGACCGTAGATGCAGTGGCAACTGCCGGCTTGTTTGGGGCAGTGAGTGGTTCGACCCTTGCTGCTGGAATCACGGTTATGGAAGGGCAAGGTGTTTTCTACGAACCTTGGGCAGCGGCACTTTATCCTTTTATGGATATTCCCGCCCTGGTGACAGCGATTGTTGTAGCTAGTCTTTATAAGAGCAAGCAGCGCGAGGTTGAAGCCGATGATTTCAGCAAACAACCCGTTGCCGCTGGTGAATATTCTGGTGAACCTGTTTATCCCACCACGAGGCAGGAATATCTGGGTCAAAAGCGTGGTAAGGCTACTAATCGGGTTGAAATTTGGCCCATTGTTAAGGAAAGTCTCCAGGGTTCTGCCCTATCAGCATTGTTGCTCGGTCTTGCTCTCGGTTTGTTGACTCGGCCAGAAAGTGTCTTTGAAAGTTTCTATGAGCCCCTCTTCCGTGGTTTTCTTTCGATTTTGATGCTGGTGATGGGGATGGAAGCTTGGTCTAGGCTTGGGGAACTGCGCAAAGTTGCTCAATGGTACGCTGTCTATGCGTTTATTGCGCCGCTACTCCATGGGTTTATTGCCTTCGGTCTCGGCATGATCGCCCACTATGTTACAGGGTTCAGTCCTGGTGGTGTTGCCCTCTTAGCGATTATTGCGGCGTCTAGTTCGGACATCTCTGGGCCGCCTACTTTACGGGCTGGGATTCCGTCGGCTAATCCTTCTGCTTATATCGGTTCGTCTACGGCCATCGGTACCCCCGTGGCGATCGCCATCGGCATACCACTTTTTATCGGCCTTGCCCAAGCAACCATGGGTGGCTGA
- a CDS encoding TlyA family RNA methyltransferase: protein MAKQRLDLLLVERKLCESRQQAQRVIRAGEVKVKQQIVDKPGTLVPADVDIEVQAKPPFVSRGGEKLAKAIAHFQITVKDRICLDGGISTGGFTDCLLQAGAQQVYGIDVGYGQVAWKIRQDPRLILRERTNFRHLTPGDLYPESTKRPTLGVMDLSFISLTKVLPTLWSLLDEPKEVILLVKPQFEVGRAQVGKNGVVRDPQAQAQAIFSVLEAAQKLGWHPQGLTYSPITGPAGNVEYLLWLSTDTPQIDLDLEALKQLTKTAIATLSKPANPDGSTTANITE, encoded by the coding sequence TTGGCCAAACAACGATTAGACCTCCTGTTGGTGGAGCGTAAACTGTGCGAGTCTCGGCAACAGGCCCAACGGGTAATCCGGGCCGGAGAAGTCAAAGTAAAACAGCAGATTGTGGATAAACCAGGCACTTTGGTTCCTGCGGATGTGGACATTGAAGTCCAGGCGAAACCGCCCTTCGTGTCCCGGGGAGGCGAAAAACTAGCGAAGGCGATCGCCCACTTTCAAATCACAGTCAAAGATCGCATTTGTCTAGATGGCGGGATTTCCACCGGTGGCTTTACCGACTGCCTCTTACAAGCCGGTGCCCAACAGGTTTATGGCATTGATGTGGGCTATGGCCAAGTCGCCTGGAAGATCCGCCAAGATCCACGGCTGATCCTCCGGGAGCGCACCAATTTTCGCCATTTGACCCCAGGCGATCTCTACCCAGAAAGTACAAAAAGACCAACCCTAGGGGTGATGGATTTATCTTTTATTTCCCTGACGAAGGTTTTGCCTACCCTCTGGAGTCTTCTGGATGAGCCGAAGGAAGTGATCCTGTTGGTTAAACCCCAATTTGAAGTGGGACGCGCCCAGGTAGGAAAAAATGGCGTTGTTCGCGATCCCCAGGCCCAGGCCCAAGCGATCTTTTCGGTACTAGAAGCCGCCCAAAAACTCGGTTGGCATCCCCAAGGGCTGACCTATTCGCCGATCACTGGCCCCGCCGGAAATGTGGAATATCTGCTGTGGTTAAGTACAGATACTCCCCAAATTGACCTCGATTTAGAGGCCCTAAAACAGCTCACCAAAACGGCGATCGCCACCCTCAGCAAGCCAGCGAATCCAGACGGATCGACGACGGCAAATATTACCGAATAA
- a CDS encoding FHA domain-containing protein, giving the protein MQNWSFETETTISIGRSTDNDVVLYSAVVSRHHVELRLEGEEWSIVNLGTNGTYIEDQRVEQCVAKDGLIFRLATSGPKILVRIQGKQLSEGEAASKEQRLKKSSNPDPSRETFAQF; this is encoded by the coding sequence ATGCAAAATTGGTCTTTTGAGACCGAAACCACGATCAGTATTGGCCGTTCAACTGATAATGATGTGGTTCTCTACAGTGCAGTCGTTTCTCGCCACCATGTTGAACTGCGATTGGAGGGGGAAGAGTGGTCAATTGTTAATCTCGGCACCAACGGTACTTATATAGAGGATCAACGGGTCGAGCAATGTGTGGCTAAGGATGGTTTGATTTTCCGTTTGGCAACCTCTGGGCCAAAAATTCTTGTGCGCATCCAAGGGAAACAACTCAGTGAAGGGGAAGCGGCAAGCAAGGAACAACGCTTGAAAAAGTCCTCTAACCCAGATCCGTCCCGGGAAACCTTCGCGCAATTCTAA
- a CDS encoding P-II family nitrogen regulator yields the protein MTQQAIKLVIVTEKLLLKKIAKIIDGVGATGYTVVPAGGKGSRNVRSSGQPNVSDTSSNVKIEVLTASREMALKISDEVAAQFFDDYSGITYICDAEVLYAHKF from the coding sequence ATGACTCAGCAAGCCATTAAGCTCGTCATCGTTACGGAAAAATTATTACTCAAAAAAATCGCCAAAATTATCGATGGTGTTGGAGCAACAGGTTACACGGTGGTGCCCGCCGGCGGTAAAGGGAGCCGCAACGTGCGCTCATCGGGACAGCCCAACGTCTCTGACACTTCCTCGAATGTAAAAATTGAGGTACTGACCGCTAGTCGAGAGATGGCTCTAAAGATTTCGGATGAGGTTGCCGCCCAGTTTTTCGATGACTATTCAGGGATCACTTACATCTGCGACGCGGAGGTACTGTACGCGCACAAATTTTAG